One Pseudomonas sp. C27(2019) DNA window includes the following coding sequences:
- a CDS encoding sulfurtransferase TusA family protein, which translates to MSELTQQHDVELDACHLACPMPLLKAKLALNSMPVGAVLKVLATDAGSQRDFRSFAQLAGHSLLHETVEQAVFTYWLRKEC; encoded by the coding sequence ATGAGTGAACTAACCCAGCAGCATGATGTAGAGCTAGATGCCTGTCATTTAGCTTGTCCAATGCCTCTATTAAAAGCAAAGTTGGCACTCAATAGCATGCCAGTTGGCGCTGTTTTAAAGGTGTTAGCGACAGATGCTGGCTCGCAGCGTGACTTTCGCTCGTTTGCACAGCTTGCTGGGCATAGCCTGCTGCACGAAACTGTTGAGCAGGCTGTGTTTACCTATTGGCTGCGTAAGGAATGTTAA
- a CDS encoding glycine cleavage system protein R encodes MSVQPLREQYVLISATGRDPLELTNVICRACQENRCSMISSRLTRHGQYSVLIVQAGGTWDALARLEGSLPVLAKRHDLQLTHTRSEDDAARAQALPYIVYVSALYRPDILAELCQFFADHQIGLENITYDTYQAPQTDTTMLNATITVTLLASTQINWLRDQFLDFADSLNLDALIEPWRPQTP; translated from the coding sequence ATGTCTGTACAACCTTTACGCGAACAATACGTCCTAATCAGCGCAACAGGTCGCGACCCGCTTGAGCTGACCAACGTTATTTGCCGTGCCTGTCAAGAAAACCGCTGCTCTATGATCAGTAGCCGCTTAACCCGTCACGGTCAGTACAGCGTACTTATTGTTCAAGCTGGCGGCACTTGGGATGCTTTAGCACGCCTTGAAGGCAGTTTACCGGTGTTGGCTAAACGCCATGATCTGCAACTGACCCACACCCGCAGTGAAGATGATGCAGCGCGTGCGCAAGCATTACCTTATATTGTTTATGTCAGTGCATTGTATCGTCCCGATATTCTCGCGGAGCTGTGTCAGTTTTTTGCTGATCACCAGATTGGCTTAGAAAACATCACCTACGATACCTATCAAGCGCCGCAAACAGACACCACCATGCTCAACGCCACTATTACTGTCACTTTACTGGCCAGTACGCAAATCAACTGGCTGCGCGATCAGTTTCTAGACTTTGCTGATTCACTCAACCTCGATGCATTGATCGAGCCTTGGCGCCCACAAACACCTTAA
- the dapA gene encoding 4-hydroxy-tetrahydrodipicolinate synthase, with translation MISGSMVAIVTPMDAQGALDWQALTRLVDFHIQEGTDALVVVGTTGESATLNVKEHVEVIKRVVDQVKGRIPVIAGTGANCTREAVELTANAKSVGADACLLVTPYYNKPTQEGLYQHFKHIAEAVAIPQILYNVPGRTVCDMLADTVVRLSAVPNIVGIKEATGNIARAKDIIARVPSDFYVYSGDDATAYELMLAGGKGNISVTANIAPRAMHDLCKTAMAGDAVTAKAMNDKLMPLHVNLFLEANPIPVKWALYEMGLIQEGIRLPLTVFSEQYHDTLRQAMRQSGILN, from the coding sequence ATGATTTCGGGCAGTATGGTCGCAATAGTAACGCCCATGGATGCGCAAGGCGCACTTGATTGGCAAGCATTAACTCGGCTGGTGGATTTTCACATACAAGAAGGTACCGACGCTTTAGTCGTTGTCGGTACAACGGGTGAGTCAGCAACATTAAATGTTAAAGAGCACGTTGAGGTTATCAAGCGTGTGGTGGACCAGGTCAAGGGTCGTATCCCGGTGATTGCTGGAACTGGAGCTAACTGCACGCGCGAAGCTGTTGAGTTGACAGCTAATGCGAAGAGTGTGGGGGCAGATGCCTGTCTATTGGTTACACCCTATTACAATAAACCGACCCAAGAAGGCTTGTATCAGCACTTTAAACATATTGCTGAGGCCGTTGCGATCCCGCAAATTCTGTATAACGTACCGGGACGTACAGTCTGCGATATGTTGGCTGATACGGTGGTGCGTTTATCTGCAGTACCCAATATTGTTGGTATCAAAGAAGCCACCGGCAATATCGCGCGCGCTAAAGATATTATTGCCCGTGTACCCAGTGATTTTTATGTGTACTCAGGTGATGATGCAACGGCCTATGAGCTGATGCTGGCCGGCGGCAAGGGTAATATTTCTGTGACCGCTAATATTGCGCCACGTGCGATGCATGATTTATGCAAAACAGCGATGGCTGGCGATGCCGTTACAGCTAAAGCGATGAATGATAAGTTGATGCCCCTGCATGTAAATTTATTTTTAGAAGCCAATCCGATCCCCGTGAAATGGGCGCTGTACGAGATGGGCTTGATCCAAGAAGGTATACGCTTACCGTTGACAGTGTTCAGCGAGCAGTACCATGACACTTTACGCCAGGCCATGCGTCAGTCCGGCATTCTGAACTAA
- the sbcB gene encoding exodeoxyribonuclease I — protein MTASIFWYDFETTGIAPHSDRPMQVAGIRTNEQLEEIGEPLNIYCQLAEDILPHPMATVVTGIGPDILQAQGLLEVDFIEQLQQQMMVPNTCSAGFNNLRFDDEMTRATLYRNFYDPYAREWQGGNSRWDLLDVLRCTWALRPEGINWPQQDGRTSFKLENFTAANTIAHGQAHDALADVRATIAAARLVRERQPKLFNYLYGLRRKNAVLDRVRLMQPILHVSGMFSVERYCLAPVLPLAWHPSNRNALIVCDLHANVTPLLEMDAEAIKARLYRRHDELADGELPIPLKLVHINKSPVLAPLSVMREEDTQRLAFDHAHWQANYQVLQELGEQEWKNKLNAVYSEQREFAEQDPEQQLYSGFLAPRDRKLCDQLRGVAPEQLTPERWPFDDPRLPELLFRYRGRNYPHTLNNTELQQWQAFCRARLSGELAGAPLNITDYLNAYAQLPTEQQTQPAVRAWYDYVQTLRQQYQV, from the coding sequence GTGACAGCAAGTATTTTTTGGTATGACTTTGAAACCACCGGCATTGCGCCGCACAGCGACCGGCCGATGCAGGTCGCAGGGATTCGCACCAATGAGCAGCTCGAAGAAATAGGCGAGCCGCTTAATATCTACTGTCAGCTGGCTGAGGATATTTTGCCGCACCCGATGGCCACTGTAGTCACCGGAATCGGGCCAGATATTTTACAGGCGCAAGGTTTGCTTGAAGTTGATTTTATTGAGCAACTGCAGCAGCAGATGATGGTGCCCAATACCTGCAGTGCTGGCTTTAACAACTTGCGTTTCGATGATGAAATGACCCGCGCTACCTTGTACCGCAACTTCTATGATCCGTATGCGCGAGAGTGGCAGGGTGGTAATAGTCGCTGGGATTTACTGGATGTGCTGCGTTGCACTTGGGCGTTACGTCCTGAAGGTATCAATTGGCCACAGCAAGACGGTCGCACCAGTTTTAAGTTAGAGAATTTTACCGCAGCCAATACTATTGCTCATGGCCAAGCCCATGATGCCCTAGCGGATGTACGGGCAACCATTGCTGCCGCACGTTTAGTGCGTGAACGACAGCCTAAGTTATTTAACTATTTATACGGTTTGCGGCGTAAAAATGCAGTGCTTGATCGCGTGCGTTTGATGCAGCCGATATTGCATGTTTCAGGTATGTTTTCCGTCGAGCGCTACTGTCTTGCGCCTGTATTACCGTTGGCATGGCATCCAAGCAATCGCAATGCATTGATTGTTTGTGATTTGCATGCAAATGTAACGCCGCTACTAGAAATGGATGCTGAAGCCATTAAAGCGCGCTTGTATAGGCGTCATGACGAGCTGGCTGATGGCGAGCTGCCGATACCATTGAAATTGGTTCACATCAATAAAAGCCCTGTGTTAGCTCCGCTCTCAGTGATGCGTGAAGAAGACACTCAGCGCTTGGCCTTTGATCATGCGCACTGGCAGGCGAATTATCAGGTGCTCCAAGAGCTCGGTGAGCAAGAATGGAAGAATAAACTCAATGCAGTTTATAGCGAACAGCGTGAGTTTGCTGAGCAAGACCCAGAACAACAGTTGTACAGTGGTTTTTTAGCGCCACGCGATCGGAAACTCTGTGATCAATTGCGTGGCGTGGCTCCAGAGCAATTAACACCTGAGCGTTGGCCGTTTGATGATCCACGTTTGCCTGAACTGTTGTTTCGCTATCGCGGCCGTAACTATCCACATACATTAAATAATACTGAGCTACAGCAGTGGCAGGCGTTTTGTCGAGCGCGGTTAAGTGGTGAGTTAGCAGGTGCGCCGCTTAATATAACTGATTATCTAAATGCCTATGCTCAGTTGCCGACAGAGCAGCAAACGCAGCCAGCGGTACGGGCTTGGTATGATTATGTGCAAACATTACGCCAACAGTATCAAGTGTAG
- a CDS encoding M48 family metalloprotease, whose protein sequence is MRFFRPALLVLACVIAQPTFAFNLPSLGDSSSSIISPEQEHQLGRAWLSILRGQVRQLEDPLLKDYVESSVYRIAESSQLTDRRLEFIILASPELNAFAAPGGIIGVNGGLLLHAQTEAEYASVIAHELAHLSQRHYARGLEAQKRMQVPFMAAMLAGVIAAAAGGGDVGMAAILSTQAAAIQEQRRFSRQNEQEADRIGLLNLHKAGFDPRAMPTLFERLMRQYRFDSMPPEFLLTHPVSESRIADTRNRAEQYVNGEGILDSLYYQLIRARLQLTFEGTSGLALKRFRNQLEQDPKLDPARYGLVLALTRSSQLDEAQTHLDQLLTKKPDSIIYNLAAVDLEISRSQFKQANARVDKLLQRHPTNFPLLSAKYEVQLKQKDIAGAEKTINQLLKQRPNDPDIWFEVAEIRGLANDIIGLHEARAEFFSRVGDYTQAIEQLDYARRRASNNFPRAARIDARQQTLINEEQAIKKMLN, encoded by the coding sequence ATGAGGTTCTTCCGTCCTGCTCTATTGGTACTGGCCTGCGTTATTGCTCAACCCACTTTCGCTTTTAATTTACCCTCTTTGGGTGACTCCAGCTCGTCCATTATTTCCCCTGAGCAGGAGCATCAGTTAGGCCGAGCCTGGCTGAGTATCTTACGCGGGCAAGTACGCCAGCTTGAAGATCCTCTGCTCAAAGATTATGTTGAAAGCAGTGTGTACCGCATTGCAGAAAGCAGCCAGCTGACCGATCGTCGCCTTGAGTTTATTATTTTAGCCAGTCCAGAACTCAACGCATTTGCCGCTCCTGGCGGTATTATCGGTGTTAACGGCGGCCTTTTATTACATGCACAAACAGAAGCTGAATACGCTTCAGTTATAGCGCATGAGTTGGCCCACTTATCACAACGCCACTATGCACGCGGCCTTGAAGCACAAAAGCGTATGCAAGTGCCCTTTATGGCTGCCATGCTTGCCGGTGTGATTGCAGCAGCAGCCGGTGGCGGCGACGTTGGTATGGCAGCCATTCTGTCAACCCAAGCAGCAGCCATTCAAGAGCAGCGTCGTTTCTCTAGACAGAACGAACAAGAAGCTGACCGCATTGGCTTACTGAATTTACACAAGGCAGGTTTCGACCCGCGCGCCATGCCAACTTTATTTGAGCGCCTGATGCGTCAATACCGTTTCGATAGTATGCCGCCAGAATTTTTACTGACACACCCCGTTTCTGAATCACGGATCGCCGATACTCGCAACCGCGCTGAACAATATGTCAATGGCGAAGGCATCCTTGATAGCCTGTATTACCAGCTGATTCGTGCGCGTTTGCAGCTCACCTTTGAAGGCACCTCTGGCTTAGCACTCAAGCGTTTTCGTAACCAACTTGAGCAAGACCCAAAGCTTGACCCTGCGCGCTACGGGCTGGTTTTAGCCTTAACTCGCAGCAGCCAACTGGATGAGGCGCAAACTCACCTAGATCAATTACTGACAAAAAAACCTGACAGCATTATTTACAATTTAGCTGCAGTTGATTTAGAAATCAGCCGCAGTCAATTCAAGCAAGCCAATGCCCGCGTCGATAAACTATTGCAGCGCCACCCCACTAACTTTCCATTGCTTAGTGCAAAATATGAAGTCCAACTCAAACAAAAAGACATCGCTGGCGCTGAAAAAACCATTAACCAGCTGCTTAAACAGCGCCCTAATGATCCAGATATTTGGTTTGAAGTGGCTGAAATACGTGGTTTAGCCAATGATATTATTGGTTTACATGAAGCGCGCGCCGAGTTTTTCTCAAGGGTGGGTGACTACACGCAAGCCATTGAACAGCTTGACTACGCTAGACGCCGCGCCAGCAATAATTTCCCCCGCGCTGCCCGCATTGATGCCCGCCAACAGACGCTAATTAACGAAGAGCAGGCGATCAAAAAAATGCTGAATTAA
- a CDS encoding IS5 family transposase, whose protein sequence is MSQLTFAEAEYQNKKRKTRREIFLEKMDAIIPWKRLENRAAKHYPKGEMGRPPYPLSVMLRVHCLQLFYNLSDPALEDSLYEIESIRRFAGLRLSDNIPDETTILNFRHFLEKHGLGKLFLKEINKHLQHQGLLFREGTIVDASIISAPSSTKNQSRKRDPEMHSSKKGNQWHFGMKMHIGVDDVTGMIHSVESTAANVHDVTMTASLLHGEEKRVFGDAGYLGVEKRRENKERKNLAWLISARISKRKTMTENEQEIEKMKAKLRAKVEHPFRYIKCVFGYNKVRYKGLDKNHNRLCLLAGLTNLMISRKYLLA, encoded by the coding sequence ATGAGCCAACTGACCTTTGCCGAAGCAGAGTACCAGAACAAAAAGCGTAAGACGCGTCGTGAGATTTTCTTGGAAAAAATGGATGCCATTATTCCTTGGAAGCGCTTGGAGAATCGCGCCGCTAAGCATTACCCAAAAGGTGAAATGGGGCGTCCCCCTTATCCGCTCAGTGTGATGCTGCGTGTGCATTGCTTGCAGTTGTTCTACAACCTTAGCGATCCTGCTCTGGAAGATTCGCTGTATGAAATTGAATCAATACGCCGCTTTGCAGGATTGCGTTTGTCAGACAATATTCCTGATGAAACAACGATTTTAAACTTCCGTCACTTCCTTGAAAAGCATGGGCTGGGCAAGCTATTTCTGAAGGAAATTAACAAGCACTTGCAGCATCAAGGCTTGCTGTTTCGCGAAGGCACCATTGTGGATGCCAGCATTATTTCCGCACCGAGCTCAACGAAAAATCAAAGCCGCAAGCGCGACCCAGAAATGCATTCCAGCAAGAAAGGCAACCAATGGCACTTTGGCATGAAGATGCATATCGGCGTGGATGATGTCACAGGTATGATTCATAGCGTGGAAAGTACGGCTGCCAATGTGCACGACGTAACCATGACTGCAAGCCTTCTACATGGCGAAGAAAAGCGTGTATTTGGTGATGCTGGATACCTAGGTGTTGAAAAACGCAGGGAAAACAAAGAGCGCAAAAATCTTGCCTGGCTGATCAGTGCTCGAATCAGTAAGCGTAAAACCATGACCGAAAATGAGCAGGAAATTGAAAAAATGAAAGCCAAGCTACGCGCTAAAGTTGAGCATCCGTTTCGCTACATCAAGTGCGTATTTGGCTATAACAAAGTCCGTTACAAAGGGCTTGATAAAAACCATAACCGTTTATGCCTGCTAGCAGGACTAACGAACCTCATGATCAGCAGAAAATACTTGCTGGCTTAG
- a CDS encoding stage II sporulation protein M, whose product MKQARFEKLHQASWDAFAEKVQALHSGKTQPEHSTGFNQDYRRICQHLALAKQRGYSAPLLEQLQQLALQGHQQFYRHKSPILAQLLIFIVIDFPSTVRQQWRCVALSAGLFFGSFALMAILTGLFPDLIYSLLSPSQVANMENMYDPAQRQIGPMSMRNHQDDWVMFGFYIMNNIGIAFQTFASGLVFGLGSAFFLLFNGLNIGAIAGHLTRIGYSDTFWPFVIGHGAFELTAIVIAGAAGLKLGAALIAPGPRRRAAALRAAASVSIKLVGGAVVFLLLAAFIEAYWSSNSSIAVPIKIAVGSALWLLVALYLFASGRARHAA is encoded by the coding sequence ATGAAACAAGCGCGCTTTGAAAAACTGCACCAAGCCTCTTGGGATGCATTTGCTGAAAAAGTACAGGCGCTGCACAGTGGTAAAACGCAACCTGAGCACAGCACAGGCTTTAATCAAGACTATCGGCGCATCTGTCAGCATCTGGCTTTGGCCAAACAACGCGGTTATAGCGCACCATTACTAGAGCAACTGCAACAGCTAGCACTGCAAGGCCACCAGCAATTTTACCGTCATAAAAGCCCAATTTTAGCGCAGCTATTGATTTTTATTGTGATCGATTTTCCATCAACGGTGCGCCAGCAATGGCGTTGTGTGGCGCTCTCTGCTGGGCTATTTTTTGGCAGCTTTGCACTCATGGCTATTTTAACTGGGCTCTTTCCGGACTTAATTTACAGCCTGCTCAGCCCCTCGCAAGTGGCCAATATGGAAAACATGTATGACCCAGCCCAGCGCCAGATTGGCCCAATGAGTATGCGTAATCACCAAGATGACTGGGTGATGTTTGGCTTTTACATCATGAACAACATCGGCATTGCCTTTCAAACCTTTGCCAGCGGCTTAGTTTTTGGCCTAGGCAGCGCCTTCTTTTTACTGTTTAACGGCTTAAATATTGGTGCTATTGCCGGCCACTTAACCCGAATCGGCTACAGCGACACCTTTTGGCCGTTTGTGATTGGCCATGGTGCTTTCGAGCTCACTGCCATTGTGATTGCCGGTGCTGCTGGGCTGAAACTCGGTGCTGCGCTGATTGCCCCAGGCCCGAGGCGTCGAGCAGCAGCCCTGCGCGCGGCGGCCAGCGTCAGTATTAAGCTGGTCGGTGGTGCTGTTGTGTTCCTGTTGTTGGCTGCGTTTATTGAAGCCTATTGGTCATCAAACAGTAGCATTGCTGTACCGATAAAAATCGCCGTGGGCAGCGCTTTGTGGTTACTGGTTGCCCTTTATCTATTTGCTTCAGGGCGGGCGCGCCATGCAGCTTAA
- a CDS encoding RDD family protein translates to MYLETPEGIELPLRPAGLPVRVLAFVIDLLLRAALLALTGAAWLYLGKFGSGLASITAFMLLWWYMVLFEVFNQGRTPGKQLLGLQVIHSDGTPVGWAGSLTRNLLRVVDLLPFAYCVGILSILSNANFQRLGDLAAGTLVVYQGRPSTRLLMPDVSACPAPIPLTLAEQQAIIGFSERQQRLSTQRSEELAAIIAPALQVPPVQAVTRLHSIARGIVGQV, encoded by the coding sequence ATGTATCTAGAAACGCCTGAAGGCATTGAGCTGCCGCTGCGACCGGCCGGCTTGCCTGTGCGCGTCTTAGCCTTTGTCATCGATTTACTCCTGCGTGCGGCCTTATTAGCATTAACTGGCGCAGCATGGCTGTATTTAGGTAAGTTCGGTTCAGGCTTGGCCTCAATCACCGCCTTTATGTTGCTGTGGTGGTATATGGTGTTATTTGAAGTATTTAATCAAGGCCGCACACCAGGCAAGCAGCTGCTGGGGCTACAAGTCATCCACAGCGATGGCACACCGGTTGGCTGGGCCGGCTCGCTGACGCGTAACCTACTGCGGGTCGTTGATTTGTTACCATTTGCTTACTGCGTTGGCATACTCAGCATCTTAAGCAATGCCAACTTTCAAAGGCTTGGTGATTTAGCGGCCGGCACCCTTGTCGTCTATCAAGGGCGCCCATCTACGCGTCTGCTGATGCCTGATGTCAGCGCCTGCCCAGCACCGATACCCCTGACACTCGCCGAGCAGCAAGCAATTATAGGTTTTAGCGAGCGCCAGCAACGGTTATCTACACAACGAAGCGAAGAGTTAGCCGCCATTATAGCCCCCGCCTTACAGGTCCCCCCAGTGCAGGCGGTAACACGGCTGCACAGTATCGCTCGCGGCATTGTGGGACAGGTATGA
- a CDS encoding peroxiredoxin — translation MLNQPVNNFTATATSETKVQLTDLAGQQVLLYFYPKDNTPGCTTESQDFRDLHDQFAAANTVVFGVSRDSMRTHENFKAKHSFPFELISDTEETLCKQFDVIKEKNTFGKKHFGIERSTFLIDSKGVLRHEWRKVKVAGHAAEVLEAAQTLNTSN, via the coding sequence ATGCTTAATCAACCGGTGAATAACTTTACTGCCACTGCCACCAGCGAGACCAAAGTGCAGTTAACTGATTTAGCTGGGCAGCAAGTGCTGCTGTATTTTTACCCAAAGGACAACACCCCAGGCTGCACCACTGAAAGCCAAGATTTTAGAGACCTGCATGATCAGTTTGCTGCAGCAAATACTGTTGTATTCGGCGTTTCACGCGACAGCATGCGCACCCATGAAAATTTTAAAGCCAAACACAGTTTTCCCTTTGAGCTGATCAGCGATACCGAAGAAACACTGTGCAAGCAGTTCGATGTGATCAAAGAGAAAAACACCTTCGGCAAGAAGCACTTTGGCATTGAACGCAGCACCTTCTTAATTGATAGCAAAGGCGTATTACGTCACGAGTGGCGTAAAGTTAAAGTTGCTGGTCACGCCGCTGAAGTACTCGAGGCTGCACAGACGCTTAACACCAGCAATTAA
- the mvaT gene encoding histone-like nucleoid-structuring protein MvaT, which translates to MSLINEFRETKERIKELETRLASLSQDTKLQKELEFEEKLRALMAEYNKSLRDITLIIDPQAARDTAGKAPTRTRSPRKTKRYDNPHTGDVIETKGGNHKTLKEWKAKWGGDTVESWVTIID; encoded by the coding sequence ATGTCATTGATTAATGAATTTCGCGAAACAAAAGAACGCATTAAAGAATTAGAAACACGCCTTGCGAGTCTCTCGCAAGATACCAAGCTGCAAAAAGAACTAGAGTTTGAAGAAAAGCTACGTGCACTGATGGCTGAATACAACAAATCACTGCGCGACATCACTTTAATTATTGACCCTCAGGCAGCGCGCGACACTGCAGGTAAAGCACCTACTCGTACACGCAGCCCACGCAAAACCAAGCGTTACGATAACCCGCATACAGGTGATGTGATTGAAACCAAAGGTGGCAACCACAAAACGCTTAAAGAGTGGAAAGCTAAATGGGGCGGCGACACTGTTGAGTCTTGGGTTACTATTATTGACTAA
- the bamC gene encoding outer membrane protein assembly factor BamC — translation MKRFAGICVLAVTASSLTGCGWLIGKDGYFRDRGGDYLEARPTPAMQLPEGVQAKPLDPLLPIPHRIASAAPTAEYTVPRPQPLPASAFIGEFSVQKSGPLSWVVAQRIPAQVWPAAQQFFEQNGFKIANERPHLGEFTTEWQALSELNAGLVRQVWGSAASDLQTRFRVRIEPGVQRNSSEVFIDQAQRSSTSAEDTAWSASTTTAASAGELLSELNNYLAQSNEKGDSFSLLASKTYDTPKRVVVLDSGNGVKVLRLDATFDRAWSSIGRALSAADIRVDDINRSTGLYYIDLAQRAQKEEPGFFKRVFSSKKPKPETVSAERYILRLTTIRQQVFVSVERDLDTLAPADVTERILEQVRSHLE, via the coding sequence ATGAAGCGATTTGCTGGAATATGTGTGTTAGCGGTTACTGCAAGCAGTTTGACAGGTTGTGGTTGGTTAATAGGTAAAGATGGTTACTTCCGCGACCGCGGCGGTGATTATCTTGAAGCGCGTCCCACACCGGCAATGCAGCTGCCTGAAGGTGTGCAAGCGAAGCCGCTTGACCCGCTGCTGCCCATACCGCACCGCATCGCTTCTGCTGCGCCGACTGCTGAATATACTGTTCCGCGCCCGCAACCATTACCGGCCAGCGCCTTTATTGGTGAATTCAGTGTGCAAAAAAGCGGCCCACTGAGCTGGGTTGTTGCGCAGCGTATTCCTGCTCAGGTGTGGCCCGCCGCACAGCAGTTTTTTGAGCAAAACGGTTTTAAAATTGCGAACGAGCGCCCGCACTTAGGCGAGTTCACTACTGAGTGGCAAGCGCTGAGCGAGTTAAATGCCGGTTTAGTACGCCAAGTCTGGGGCAGTGCAGCGAGCGACCTGCAAACGCGTTTTCGCGTACGCATTGAGCCTGGCGTGCAGCGCAACAGCAGTGAAGTCTTTATTGATCAAGCGCAGCGCAGTAGCACAAGCGCAGAGGATACAGCCTGGAGTGCTAGTACAACGACTGCAGCATCCGCTGGCGAATTGCTCAGCGAGCTCAACAATTACTTAGCGCAGAGCAATGAAAAAGGTGATTCATTTTCCTTGTTAGCCAGCAAAACCTACGACACGCCAAAACGTGTTGTTGTGCTTGATAGTGGTAATGGCGTTAAAGTTTTACGTCTAGATGCAACCTTTGACCGTGCCTGGTCGAGCATCGGTCGCGCTTTAAGCGCAGCTGATATTCGTGTTGATGACATTAACCGCAGTACCGGTTTGTACTACATTGATTTAGCGCAGCGTGCGCAAAAAGAAGAACCAGGTTTCTTTAAGCGTGTGTTCAGCTCGAAAAAGCCCAAGCCAGAAACAGTCAGTGCCGAACGTTATATTTTACGTCTGACAACCATCCGACAGCAGGTGTTTGTCAGTGTCGAGCGCGACCTCGATACCTTGGCGCCTGCCGATGTGACAGAGCGTATTTTAGAGCAAGTGCGTAGCCACTTAGAATAA
- the purU gene encoding formyltetrahydrofolate deformylase produces the protein MHTFRLIIACPDRVGIVAKVSNFLATYNGWIHQASHHADEQSGWFFMRHEIRAASLPFDLDGFKQAFTPIANEFSMTWQVTDSNVKKRVVLMASRESHCLADLLHRWHRNELDCEIPCVIANHDDLRSMVEWHGIPFYHVPVDPKDKEPAFAEVSRLIDEHEADCVVLARYMQILPPELCEKYHGRVINIHHSFLPSFVGAKPYHQAALRGVKLIGATCHYVTQELDAGPIIEQDVVRVSHRDSIEDMVRNGKDVEKMALARGLRYHLEDRVLIHDNKTVVFD, from the coding sequence ATGCACACGTTTCGCCTTATTATTGCTTGCCCGGATCGCGTGGGTATTGTTGCCAAGGTCAGTAATTTTTTAGCGACATATAATGGCTGGATTCATCAGGCAAGTCATCACGCTGATGAGCAGAGCGGCTGGTTTTTTATGCGTCATGAAATTCGTGCTGCATCTTTACCCTTTGATTTGGACGGTTTTAAACAGGCCTTCACACCGATTGCAAATGAGTTTTCGATGACGTGGCAAGTGACCGATTCAAACGTTAAAAAACGTGTGGTTTTGATGGCCAGTCGTGAATCACATTGCTTAGCTGACTTGCTGCATCGCTGGCACCGTAACGAACTGGATTGTGAGATTCCTTGTGTGATTGCGAACCATGATGATTTACGCAGTATGGTCGAGTGGCATGGTATTCCGTTTTATCACGTGCCAGTTGACCCAAAAGATAAAGAGCCAGCGTTTGCTGAAGTCAGCCGCTTAATTGATGAGCATGAGGCGGATTGCGTGGTGTTGGCGCGTTATATGCAAATTTTGCCGCCAGAGTTGTGTGAGAAGTACCACGGTCGAGTGATCAATATTCACCACAGTTTTTTACCTTCATTTGTTGGCGCTAAGCCCTACCATCAAGCCGCTTTGCGCGGTGTGAAACTGATTGGTGCAACCTGTCACTATGTGACTCAAGAGTTGGATGCGGGGCCGATTATCGAGCAGGATGTGGTGCGAGTCAGCCATCGCGATAGCATTGAAGATATGGTGCGTAACGGTAAAGATGTAGAGAAAATGGCTTTGGCGCGCGGCTTGCGCTACCACTTAGAGGACCGTGTTTTGATTCATGATAATAAAACCGTTGTTTTTGATTAA